A single region of the bacterium genome encodes:
- a CDS encoding ferritin family protein, with amino-acid sequence MQKFSSADEALDFAIQREIESHDFYTDLAGRVKRPWMQEVFTDFAKEEAGHRQKLEAVKKGKTLLPAQQKIQDLKLSDYIVEAEIKPRMDYQEALQVAMHKEKKAFLLYTDLAGAVADAGLKNTFLALAQEEAKHKLRFEIEYDDLLESGG; translated from the coding sequence TTGCAAAAATTCTCTTCCGCCGACGAAGCCCTCGATTTCGCCATCCAGAGGGAGATCGAGTCCCACGATTTCTACACCGATCTAGCCGGGAGGGTGAAGCGCCCCTGGATGCAGGAGGTCTTTACCGATTTCGCCAAGGAGGAGGCCGGTCACCGGCAAAAACTCGAGGCGGTGAAGAAGGGTAAAACCCTCCTGCCCGCACAGCAGAAAATTCAGGACCTGAAGCTCTCCGACTACATCGTCGAGGCGGAGATAAAGCCGCGGATGGACTACCAGGAGGCGCTCCAGGTCGCCATGCACAAGGAGAAAAAGGCCTTCCTCCTCTACACCGACCTCGCCGGGGCGGTGGCGGACGCGGGCCTGAAGAACACCTTCCTGGCCCTGGCCCAGGAGGAGGCGAAGCACAAGCTGCGCTTCGAGATCGAGTACGACGACCTCCTGGAATCCGGGGGGTAG
- a CDS encoding desulfoferrodoxin: MRQLRQVYKCEVCGNVVEIVHGGEGELVCCGQPMKLMEEKTADYKTEKHVPVIEKDADGYTVTVGSTLHPMIPEHYIEWIELHAGEKVMRKWLKPGDEPKAHFCYYGDAEVWAREYCNVHGLWKS; the protein is encoded by the coding sequence ATGAGACAATTACGACAGGTGTACAAGTGCGAGGTCTGCGGCAACGTCGTGGAAATCGTCCACGGCGGCGAGGGGGAGTTGGTCTGCTGCGGCCAGCCGATGAAGCTCATGGAGGAGAAGACGGCGGATTACAAGACCGAGAAGCACGTGCCGGTCATCGAAAAGGACGCCGACGGCTACACCGTGACCGTGGGCAGCACGTTGCACCCCATGATCCCCGAGCACTACATCGAGTGGATCGAGCTCCACGCCGGGGAGAAGGTCATGCGCAAGTGGTTGAAACCAGGCGACGAGCCCAAAGCCCACTTCTGCTACTACGGAGATGCCGAGGTGTGGGCCCGCGAGTACTGCAACGTCCACGGCCTGTGGAAGTCCTGA
- a CDS encoding ferritin, producing the protein MLNPKVEKLVNEQINKELYSAYLYQAIAAYFAANNLPGMSHWMNAQAQEEVIHGFKFYNHILERGGRVVLEAIEKPPVEWDSPLAAFEASLKHERFISDSIYKIYDAVVETKDHATRPLLDWFVNEQIEEEDNATANVEKTKLVQGNGQGLLMLDKEMSARIIPAPILLGIVPAAK; encoded by the coding sequence ATGTTGAACCCCAAAGTCGAAAAGCTCGTGAACGAGCAGATAAACAAGGAACTCTACTCGGCCTATCTCTACCAGGCCATCGCCGCCTACTTCGCCGCCAACAACCTCCCCGGCATGTCCCACTGGATGAACGCCCAGGCGCAGGAGGAGGTCATCCACGGCTTCAAGTTCTACAACCACATCCTCGAGCGCGGCGGTCGGGTGGTCCTCGAGGCCATCGAGAAGCCGCCCGTGGAGTGGGACAGCCCCCTGGCGGCCTTCGAGGCGTCCCTGAAGCACGAGCGCTTCATCTCCGATTCCATCTATAAAATCTACGACGCCGTCGTCGAAACGAAGGACCACGCCACCCGGCCCCTGTTGGACTGGTTCGTCAACGAGCAGATCGAGGAGGAGGACAACGCCACCGCCAACGTGGAGAAGACGAAGCTGGTCCAGGGCAACGGTCAGGGGCTTCTGATGCTGGACAAGGAAATGAGCGCCCGGATCATCCCGGCGCCGATTCTGTTGGGCATCGTACCCGCAGCGAAGTAG
- a CDS encoding ferritin family protein: MSITRFSADEIYELAEQIERNGAAFYRKAALGFEDAGTKGMLHDLAVMEDEHGKTFRELREKLTKKDRAAAVFDPDNQAVLYLQAMAGGYVFDTKVEPADVLTGKEPLEKVLRYAIGLERDSIAFYVGLKRATPERWGRDKIDWIIGEEIGHVNTLSARLAELH, translated from the coding sequence ATGAGTATCACGAGATTTTCCGCCGACGAGATTTACGAGCTGGCCGAGCAGATCGAGCGCAACGGGGCCGCCTTCTACCGCAAGGCCGCCCTGGGCTTCGAGGACGCCGGTACGAAGGGCATGCTCCACGACCTGGCCGTCATGGAGGACGAGCACGGAAAAACCTTCCGCGAGCTGCGGGAGAAGCTGACGAAGAAGGACCGGGCGGCCGCCGTCTTCGATCCGGACAACCAGGCCGTCCTCTACCTCCAGGCCATGGCCGGCGGCTACGTCTTCGACACGAAGGTCGAGCCGGCCGACGTGCTCACCGGGAAGGAGCCCCTGGAGAAGGTCCTCCGCTACGCCATCGGCCTGGAGCGCGATTCCATCGCCTTCTACGTGGGTCTGAAACGGGCCACGCCGGAGCGGTGGGGCCGGGACAAGATAGACTGGATAATTGGGGAGGAAATCGGCCACGTGAACACGCTCTCGGCCAGGCTGGCGGAGCTTCACTAG
- a CDS encoding N-acetyltransferase, with translation MLVYVPRELYSGPPPDGLFDSAERYFGARLGRSVEGLRRILMGAWSEPGDRRWSLALDGTEIVGFACGIPEGDGLRVNMLYLAGRHNNAEGGIALLDRLVRGESRALASGATLSPPPGELGPAMQRVGWNLVPRERRVLLFREAGLSRPPTIEGHSVRRLRPDDLRVLALIQAAAFHGSPDALVHPALADPFESETMLEGCLAGRFGKPFPAGNLAARRRDGTLTGFIVSTVEEREKTESLGFVVSLAVSPSQHGRGLGRLLLSHALTAYAAAGFAGSSLQVGASNQGAAALYDSLGYRVTENEMAYRLDVQGI, from the coding sequence ATGCTGGTTTACGTTCCCAGAGAGCTTTACTCCGGCCCCCCGCCGGACGGGCTGTTCGATTCGGCGGAGCGCTACTTCGGCGCGCGGCTGGGGCGCTCCGTCGAGGGGCTCCGGCGGATACTCATGGGCGCCTGGAGCGAGCCCGGGGACCGGCGCTGGTCCCTGGCGCTCGACGGCACGGAAATCGTCGGCTTCGCCTGCGGGATCCCGGAGGGCGACGGCCTCCGGGTGAACATGCTCTACCTGGCGGGGCGCCACAACAACGCCGAGGGTGGTATTGCGCTCCTGGACAGACTGGTTCGGGGGGAAAGCCGCGCCCTGGCCTCGGGGGCGACCCTCAGCCCGCCGCCGGGAGAGCTCGGTCCGGCCATGCAGCGCGTCGGCTGGAACCTCGTCCCCCGGGAACGAAGGGTGCTCCTGTTCCGGGAAGCGGGGCTCTCCCGACCGCCGACCATCGAGGGACACTCCGTCCGTCGCCTGCGCCCCGATGACCTGCGGGTGCTGGCACTGATCCAGGCCGCGGCCTTCCACGGCTCGCCCGACGCCCTCGTCCATCCCGCCCTGGCCGATCCCTTCGAATCGGAGACGATGCTCGAGGGCTGCCTGGCGGGAAGATTCGGTAAACCCTTCCCCGCGGGAAACTTGGCGGCCCGGCGGCGGGACGGGACGTTGACCGGCTTCATCGTCTCCACGGTGGAGGAGAGGGAAAAAACCGAATCACTCGGTTTCGTGGTCAGCCTCGCCGTCAGCCCGTCCCAACATGGCAGGGGGCTGGGCCGGTTGCTCCTGTCGCACGCCCTCACCGCTTACGCCGCGGCCGGATTCGCCGGCAGCTCCCTGCAGGTCGGCGCATCCAACCAGGGCGCCGCAGCCCTCTACGACTCACTGGGCTACCGGGTCACGGAAAATGAAATGGCATATCGCCTTGACGTTCAGGGTATTTAG